From a single Pleurodeles waltl isolate 20211129_DDA chromosome 8, aPleWal1.hap1.20221129, whole genome shotgun sequence genomic region:
- the LOC138249872 gene encoding claudin-8-like, whose amino-acid sequence MASRALQIAALVLGVIGLLGTCTVTGMPQWKVTAFIENNIITFEAQWEGLWMSCVRQINIRMQCKIYDSLLALPSDLQAGRALMCVAVALSGIALAIGFIGVKGTRFSEDNERTKGFIVLASGITFIISGIMVLIPVSWTAHQIIRDFYNPLVNASQKRELGDALFMGWATSLFLIAAGVMLCFFCSTKDKGYQYKAPPLSTSHVSNLQSGIARRTSSRFSKTQYV is encoded by the coding sequence ATGGCATCTCGTGCCTTGCAAATAGCAGCACTGGTACTCGGAGTAATTGGCCTTCTGGGGACATGCACAGTTACTGGGATGCCGCAGTGGAAAGTAACCGCCTTCATTGAAAACAACATTATAACATTTGAAGCACAATGGGAAGGGCTGTGGATGAGCTGTGTCCGCCAGATCAACATACGAATGCAGTGCAAAATCTACGACTCCTTGCTGGCGCTTCCATCGGACCTGCAAGCTGGAAGGGCATTGATGTGTGTGGCGGTGGCACTCTCCGGCATAGCCTTGGCTATTGGATTCATTGGCGTGAAGGGCACTCGTTTCAGTGAGGATAACGAAAGAACCAAAGGGTTTATCGTGCTGGCATCTGGCATCACATTCATCATCTCTGGAATTATGGTTCTCATCCCAGTATCCTGGACGGCCCATCAAATAATCAGAGACTTCTACAACCCACTGGTCAATGCATCCCAAAAACGGGAACTTGGAGATGCTCTCTTCATGGGTTGGGCTACCTCGCTCTTCCTTATCGCCGCAGGAGTCATGTTGTGTTTCTTTTGCTCAACTAAGGACAAGGGATATCAGTACAAAGCACCTCCACTGTCAACATCTCATGTGTCCAACCTGCAGTCAGGCATAGCAAGAAGGACTTCAAGTCGCTTTTCAAAAACTCAATATGTGTAG